A portion of the Streptomyces sp. NBC_01335 genome contains these proteins:
- a CDS encoding TIGR02452 family protein, translated as MSARMRALARETEAIADEGRYRTSGGREVLVGSATAAALAGTRLYGPGPVAVPVLDSGRATAFEVTGESSLRAARRMSEEGPGRIAVLSHASARNPGGGYLNGARAQEEDLCRGSALHATLLRAPEYYAHHRAHRSAFYTDRVIHSPGVPVFRDDRGVLLDTPYLAGFLTSPAPNAGAIRRRTPDEAHRVPAALASRAERVLETAAACGYRRLVLGAWGCGVFQNDPAQVAEAFGGLLTDGGRFAGHFEQVVFGILDRAPDSATRAAFADRFPG; from the coding sequence GTGAGCGCACGGATGCGCGCCCTGGCGCGCGAGACCGAGGCCATCGCCGACGAGGGCCGTTACCGCACGTCCGGGGGGCGCGAGGTCCTTGTCGGGAGCGCGACGGCCGCCGCCCTCGCCGGAACCAGGCTGTACGGACCGGGCCCGGTGGCGGTGCCCGTACTCGACTCCGGCCGCGCGACCGCCTTCGAGGTGACGGGCGAGAGCAGCCTGCGGGCCGCCCGCCGGATGAGTGAGGAGGGGCCGGGCCGGATCGCCGTGCTCAGCCATGCCTCGGCCCGCAATCCGGGCGGCGGATACCTGAACGGCGCACGGGCGCAGGAAGAGGACCTCTGCCGCGGTTCCGCGCTCCACGCGACCCTGCTGCGCGCCCCCGAGTACTACGCGCACCACCGCGCACACCGCAGCGCGTTCTACACCGACCGGGTCATCCACTCGCCCGGCGTGCCGGTCTTCCGCGACGACCGGGGCGTTCTGCTCGACACCCCCTACCTCGCGGGTTTCCTCACCTCGCCCGCGCCCAACGCGGGCGCGATCCGGCGCCGGACGCCCGACGAGGCGCACCGCGTCCCGGCGGCCCTGGCGAGCCGCGCCGAACGGGTCCTTGAGACCGCCGCCGCCTGCGGATACCGCCGGCTCGTCCTGGGCGCCTGGGGCTGCGGAGTCTTCCAGAACGATCCGGCGCAGGTCGCGGAAGCCTTCGGCGGTCTGCTCACGGACGGCGGGCGCTTCGCCGGCCACTTCGAGCAGGTCGTCTTCGGCATCCTCGACCGCGCGCCCGACTCCGCCACCCGAGCGGCGTTCGCCGACCGCTTCCCGGGGTAG
- a CDS encoding type II toxin-antitoxin system PemK/MazF family toxin: protein MTYQNGMPETDSRPASPGRTGPSATAEADPREVGPVRTSYAPDRDGDPDPGEIVWTWVPFEENDGRGKDRPVLVVAREPAGTLLAVQLSSKQHDLDREWVALGAGPWDSSGRASWADLDRVLRVHEDGMRREACALDFERFQRVVERLRERYGWS, encoded by the coding sequence ATGACATATCAGAACGGCATGCCCGAGACCGACTCCCGCCCCGCCTCGCCCGGCCGCACCGGCCCCTCCGCGACCGCCGAGGCGGATCCGCGCGAGGTGGGCCCGGTCCGCACCTCGTACGCCCCCGATCGTGACGGCGACCCCGATCCGGGTGAGATCGTCTGGACCTGGGTGCCCTTCGAGGAGAACGACGGCCGGGGCAAGGACCGGCCGGTGCTCGTCGTGGCGCGGGAACCGGCCGGCACCCTGCTCGCGGTCCAGCTCTCCAGCAAGCAGCACGACCTGGACCGGGAGTGGGTGGCGCTGGGAGCGGGGCCGTGGGACAGCTCCGGCCGGGCCTCCTGGGCCGATCTGGACCGGGTGCTGAGGGTGCACGAGGACGGGATGCGGCGCGAGGCCTGTGCGCTGGACTTCGAACGGTTCCAGCGTGTGGTGGAGCGGCTCAGGGAGCGCTACGGCTGGAGTTGA
- a CDS encoding LacI family DNA-binding transcriptional regulator yields MSQLPKQPSESPVPTSADVARLAGVSRATVSYVLNNNPTMRISEPTRRRVREAARDLGYVPHAAARSLRAGHTRMVLLPTGHLPEGPLYRHFLQELQAGLRGLDYTVVQYGSTGLGADEAARAWAELRPVAVVAPAGLALTAYGIAVLHRSGAKAVITLGPHPIEGAHGLVLDQREVGSRAASHLLERGYRRIGVIMPEEKATVTFAAPRLDGVRQVALPAGARIEELVLAYDEGDAARLAARWHDLGLDSVFAYNDEYAMLLMRAFQDAGIQVPAEAAVIGADDLMLGRLLRPRLSTVRMELATGQPLAELIDRLVQHPGGEPEHHELLRAVAVPRDST; encoded by the coding sequence ATGAGCCAGTTACCCAAGCAGCCCTCGGAATCTCCCGTCCCCACGAGCGCCGACGTGGCGCGGCTGGCGGGCGTCTCCAGGGCCACCGTGTCGTACGTACTCAACAACAACCCCACCATGCGGATCAGCGAACCCACCCGCCGCCGGGTCCGGGAAGCGGCCCGAGATCTCGGCTACGTGCCCCACGCCGCGGCGAGGAGCCTGCGCGCCGGACACACCCGCATGGTGCTGCTGCCCACCGGGCACCTCCCCGAGGGCCCCCTCTACCGCCACTTCCTGCAGGAACTCCAGGCGGGACTGCGCGGACTCGACTACACCGTGGTCCAGTACGGCAGCACCGGCCTGGGCGCGGACGAGGCCGCACGGGCCTGGGCGGAACTCCGCCCCGTCGCCGTGGTCGCACCGGCCGGACTGGCCCTCACCGCCTACGGCATCGCCGTCCTCCACCGCTCCGGCGCCAAGGCCGTCATCACCCTGGGCCCGCACCCCATCGAGGGAGCGCACGGCCTGGTGCTGGACCAGCGCGAGGTCGGCAGCCGCGCCGCGTCCCACCTGCTGGAGCGGGGCTACCGGCGGATCGGCGTGATCATGCCCGAGGAGAAGGCCACGGTCACCTTCGCCGCCCCGCGTCTCGACGGCGTACGGCAGGTGGCGCTCCCCGCCGGAGCGCGGATCGAGGAACTCGTCCTGGCGTACGACGAGGGGGACGCCGCCCGCCTGGCCGCCCGCTGGCACGACCTCGGCCTGGACTCCGTCTTCGCCTACAACGACGAGTACGCGATGCTCCTGATGCGGGCCTTCCAGGACGCGGGGATCCAGGTGCCCGCCGAGGCCGCCGTGATCGGCGCCGACGACCTGATGCTGGGAAGACTGCTCCGCCCCCGGCTGAGCACCGTACGGATGGAGCTCGCCACCGGACAGCCGTTGGCGGAGCTCATCGACCGACTCGTCCAGCACCCCGGCGGCGAACCGGAGCACCACGAACTCCTGCGTGCCGTGGCGGTGCCCCGCGACTCGACCTGA
- the trxA gene encoding thioredoxin has product MSTIELTKENFDQVVSDNEFVLIDFWASWCGPCRQFAPVYDSASERHPDLVFAKVDTEAQQELAAAFEIRSIPTLMIVRDNVAVFAQPGALPEAALEDVIGQARNLDMDEVRKSVEEQKKQAQGQEQA; this is encoded by the coding sequence ATGAGCACCATAGAGCTCACCAAGGAAAACTTCGACCAGGTCGTCAGCGACAACGAGTTCGTCCTGATCGACTTCTGGGCTTCCTGGTGCGGTCCCTGCCGCCAGTTCGCCCCGGTCTACGACTCCGCGTCGGAGCGGCACCCCGATCTGGTCTTCGCGAAGGTCGACACCGAGGCGCAGCAGGAACTGGCGGCGGCCTTCGAGATCCGGTCGATCCCCACGCTCATGATCGTCCGTGACAACGTGGCCGTGTTCGCGCAGCCGGGCGCGCTGCCGGAGGCCGCGCTGGAGGACGTCATCGGGCAGGCGCGGAACCTCGACATGGACGAGGTGCGCAAGTCGGTGGAGGAGCAGAAGAAGCAGGCGCAGGGCCAGGAACAGGCGTAG
- a CDS encoding dihydrolipoyl dehydrogenase family protein: MDEAVSSAEYDVVVIGAGPVGENVADRVRAAGLSAAVVESELVGGECSYWACMPSKALLRPVVARAEARRVPGLEAAVQGPLDADAVLANRDGFTSHWKDDGQVEWLESVGADVFRGQGRLTGEKRVSVTAPDGTVRTLTARHAVAVCTGSRAVVPGLPGVAEANPWTSREATSAKSVPGRLVVVGGGVVGVEMATAWQGLGAQVTLLIRGGGLLPKMEPFAGELVAEALTDAGAHIRYGVSATALHRAAPDGPVTVELDDGDRIEADEILFATGRAPRTDDLGLETVGQEPGGWLTVDDSCRVEGSSWLYAVGDVNHRALLTHQGKYQARIAGAAIAARAQGAATLDTGRWGAHAATADHAAVPQVVFTDPEAASVGLTLAEAERAGFRVRAVDYDLGSVSGASLYAAGYRGHARMIVDLDRETLLGVTFVGPGVGELIHSATVAVAGEVPLARLWHAVPSYPTISEVWLRLLETFRG, encoded by the coding sequence ATGGACGAAGCCGTGAGCAGTGCCGAGTACGACGTCGTGGTCATCGGAGCCGGACCGGTGGGCGAGAACGTGGCGGACCGGGTCAGAGCGGCGGGCCTGAGCGCCGCCGTCGTGGAGAGCGAACTCGTCGGCGGCGAATGCTCGTACTGGGCCTGCATGCCCAGCAAGGCGCTGCTGCGCCCCGTCGTCGCCCGCGCCGAGGCGCGCAGGGTGCCAGGGCTCGAAGCCGCCGTACAGGGACCCCTGGACGCCGACGCCGTACTCGCCAACCGCGACGGGTTCACCTCCCACTGGAAGGACGACGGGCAGGTGGAGTGGCTGGAGAGCGTCGGCGCCGACGTCTTCCGGGGCCAGGGGCGGCTGACCGGCGAGAAGCGGGTCTCCGTCACCGCCCCGGACGGAACGGTCCGCACCCTGACCGCGCGGCACGCCGTGGCCGTCTGCACCGGAAGCCGCGCCGTCGTCCCCGGCCTGCCCGGCGTCGCCGAGGCCAACCCCTGGACCAGCCGCGAGGCGACCAGCGCGAAGAGCGTGCCCGGCCGGCTCGTCGTCGTCGGCGGCGGAGTCGTCGGCGTGGAGATGGCCACCGCCTGGCAGGGGCTGGGCGCGCAGGTGACACTGCTCATCCGGGGCGGCGGACTCCTGCCGAAGATGGAGCCCTTCGCCGGTGAACTGGTCGCCGAGGCGCTCACCGATGCCGGTGCGCACATCCGGTACGGCGTCTCGGCCACCGCCCTCCACCGGGCCGCCCCCGACGGGCCGGTCACCGTCGAACTGGACGACGGCGACCGGATCGAGGCCGACGAGATCCTCTTCGCCACCGGACGCGCCCCCCGCACGGACGACCTCGGCCTGGAGACGGTGGGCCAGGAGCCCGGTGGCTGGCTGACCGTGGACGACAGCTGCCGGGTCGAGGGCAGCAGCTGGCTCTACGCGGTCGGCGACGTCAACCACCGCGCTCTCCTCACCCACCAGGGCAAGTACCAGGCCCGGATCGCGGGCGCCGCGATCGCCGCCCGCGCACAGGGCGCCGCGACGCTGGACACCGGCCGCTGGGGCGCTCACGCGGCCACCGCCGACCACGCCGCCGTCCCCCAGGTCGTCTTCACCGACCCGGAGGCCGCCTCGGTCGGCCTCACCCTCGCGGAAGCCGAACGCGCCGGATTCCGCGTCCGGGCCGTCGACTACGACCTCGGCTCGGTCTCGGGCGCGAGCCTGTACGCCGCCGGCTACCGGGGCCACGCCCGCATGATCGTCGACCTGGACCGCGAGACCCTCCTCGGCGTCACCTTCGTCGGCCCGGGCGTCGGCGAGCTCATCCACTCGGCCACCGTCGCCGTGGCGGGGGAAGTGCCCCTGGCACGCCTCTGGCACGCCGTCCCTTCGTACCCGACCATCAGCGAGGTGTGGCTGCGGCTGCTGGAGACGTTTCGCGGGTAG
- a CDS encoding branched-chain amino acid aminotransferase: MVSSFPLMRTASPLPDDQRAAVLDSPGFGLHFTDHMAFAGWTAEAGWHDHRVRALQPFSLHPSAAVLHYAQEIFEGLKAYRHADGSVWLFRPESNARRFKRSAERMRLPQLPEQDFLASIEALVRADEPWVPAATGERSLYLRPFMFATEAFLGVRPSRRVVYSVIACPSQPYFTPGGVSLWVSTSYTRAAAGGTGAAKCGGNYGASLAAQAEAERHGCNQVLYLDGADEDACIEESGAMNLFLVTARGELVTPTLGTILEGVTRDTVLALAPELGLTPVERAVPLAELRAGLAEGTVTEMFAAGTAAVITPVTGIKAEGYAFTIGGGGPGKVTSALRELILDIQYGRVADTHGWLRNVV, from the coding sequence ATGGTTTCATCGTTCCCGCTGATGCGCACAGCCAGCCCGCTACCCGATGACCAGCGTGCCGCCGTCCTTGACTCACCCGGATTCGGCCTGCACTTCACCGATCACATGGCGTTCGCCGGCTGGACGGCGGAGGCCGGCTGGCACGATCACAGAGTCCGGGCACTCCAGCCGTTCTCCCTTCACCCCAGCGCGGCGGTGCTGCACTATGCCCAGGAAATCTTCGAGGGGCTGAAGGCGTACCGGCACGCTGACGGGAGCGTCTGGCTGTTCCGGCCCGAAAGCAACGCACGTCGCTTCAAACGGTCCGCGGAGCGGATGAGGCTGCCGCAGCTGCCGGAGCAGGACTTCCTCGCGAGCATAGAAGCACTCGTCCGAGCCGACGAGCCGTGGGTACCGGCAGCCACGGGAGAGAGGAGTCTCTACCTCAGACCGTTCATGTTCGCCACGGAGGCATTCCTCGGCGTGCGACCGTCCAGACGGGTCGTGTACTCGGTCATCGCCTGTCCCTCGCAGCCGTACTTCACCCCCGGTGGTGTGAGCCTGTGGGTGAGCACCTCCTACACCCGCGCGGCCGCAGGCGGCACTGGCGCCGCAAAGTGCGGGGGCAACTACGGCGCGAGCCTGGCGGCCCAGGCCGAGGCGGAGAGACACGGCTGCAATCAGGTCCTCTACCTGGACGGGGCGGACGAGGATGCCTGCATCGAGGAGTCCGGCGCCATGAACCTCTTCCTCGTCACCGCCAGAGGCGAGCTGGTGACGCCGACGCTCGGCACGATCCTCGAAGGGGTCACCCGCGACACAGTCCTGGCGCTGGCCCCCGAGTTGGGCCTGACGCCGGTCGAGCGGGCCGTTCCCCTCGCGGAACTGCGCGCCGGGCTCGCCGAGGGGACCGTGACGGAGATGTTCGCGGCGGGTACTGCCGCGGTCATCACGCCAGTCACGGGCATCAAGGCCGAAGGCTACGCATTCACGATCGGCGGAGGGGGGCCCGGCAAGGTGACGTCGGCGCTTCGCGAACTGATTCTGGATATCCAGTACGGGCGGGTCGCCGACACGCACGGCTGGCTGCGAAATGTCGTCTGA
- a CDS encoding alpha-ketoacid dehydrogenase subunit beta yields the protein MGTVTMAQALNTALRDALREDDHVLTFGEDVGRLGGVFRITDGLRDEFGERRCFDTPLAESGLMGYAVGLAMGGFRPVVELQFDAFAYPAFEQIASHVAKMRNRTRGHVALPMVIRVPYGGGIGGVEHHSDSSEAYYAHTPGLKVVTPATVEDAYWLLRDAVRDPDPVVFLEPKRLYWSKEDADLARRSAAPTGRAVIRRPGSNVTLLAYGPSVPVAIDAAVEAARDGIDVEVVDLRTLVPFDDETVTASVRRTGRCVVVQEAQGFAGVGAEIVARVQERCFHSLAAPVVRVAGFDVPYPPPKLEHAYLPGVDRVLDAIQRLQFDDQPDVRHLAPEAS from the coding sequence GTGGGTACGGTGACGATGGCTCAGGCCCTCAACACGGCGCTGCGGGACGCGCTGCGCGAGGACGACCACGTGCTGACGTTCGGGGAGGACGTGGGCCGCCTCGGCGGTGTCTTCCGCATCACCGACGGACTGCGGGACGAGTTCGGCGAGCGGCGCTGCTTCGACACGCCGCTGGCCGAGTCGGGGCTCATGGGATACGCGGTCGGCCTGGCCATGGGTGGGTTCCGGCCGGTGGTGGAGCTTCAGTTCGACGCCTTCGCGTATCCGGCGTTCGAGCAGATCGCTTCGCACGTGGCGAAGATGCGCAACCGCACCCGGGGGCACGTGGCGCTGCCGATGGTGATCCGCGTCCCCTACGGCGGAGGGATCGGCGGCGTCGAGCACCACAGCGACTCCAGCGAGGCGTACTACGCCCACACCCCCGGCCTGAAGGTGGTCACGCCGGCCACGGTTGAGGACGCCTACTGGCTCTTGCGGGACGCTGTGCGCGACCCTGACCCGGTGGTGTTCCTGGAACCGAAGAGGCTGTACTGGTCCAAGGAAGACGCCGACCTGGCACGGCGGAGCGCTGCGCCGACCGGGCGGGCGGTGATCCGGCGCCCGGGCTCGAACGTCACCCTGCTCGCGTACGGCCCCTCGGTCCCGGTCGCGATCGACGCCGCGGTCGAGGCGGCACGGGACGGTATCGACGTCGAGGTGGTGGACCTGCGCACGCTCGTTCCCTTCGACGACGAGACGGTTACGGCGTCGGTACGGCGAACCGGGCGCTGTGTGGTGGTCCAGGAGGCGCAGGGCTTCGCGGGCGTGGGTGCCGAGATCGTGGCGCGGGTGCAGGAGCGTTGCTTCCACTCGCTGGCGGCCCCGGTGGTACGGGTCGCGGGCTTTGACGTCCCGTACCCGCCGCCGAAGCTGGAGCACGCGTACCTGCCGGGCGTGGACCGGGTGCTGGACGCGATCCAGCGACTGCAGTTCGACGACCAGCCCGACGTTCGGCACCTCGCGCCGGAGGCCTCATGA
- the pdhA gene encoding pyruvate dehydrogenase (acetyl-transferring) E1 component subunit alpha — MSITANAYLGGPRPAPDELLPSAVPVRFVTEAGTASDVPSGYAAPSDDRLGEAYRRMVVARRFDQQASALTRQGRLAVYPSSRGQEACQVAGVLALRQQDWLFPTYRDTAAVVARGVDPVDVLTLVRGDWHCGYDPMATRVAPLCTPLATQLLHAVGMADALRRKGEDGVVMALVGDGGTSEGDFHEALNFAAVFGAPVVFLIQNNQYAISVPLSEQTAAPALAYKGVGYGVRSEQVDGNDLVAVLAVLDEAVEHARSGRGPFLVEAHTYRLDGHTNADDPSRYRAEEEVRRWAAADPLPRLEAWLRAREALTDRDIGAARAEAEALAADLRARIELDGPPNVLEMFDHVYADPTPQLKEQRRSLEAEAEGTEA, encoded by the coding sequence ATGTCGATCACAGCCAACGCGTACCTCGGCGGTCCGCGGCCGGCGCCGGACGAACTGCTGCCCTCGGCCGTGCCGGTGCGGTTCGTCACCGAGGCGGGAACCGCGTCCGACGTACCCTCGGGGTATGCCGCCCCCTCCGACGACAGGCTGGGCGAGGCCTACCGTCGGATGGTCGTGGCACGGCGGTTCGACCAGCAGGCGAGCGCGCTGACCCGGCAGGGGCGGCTCGCCGTCTACCCGTCGAGCCGGGGGCAGGAAGCCTGTCAGGTCGCCGGGGTCCTGGCGCTGCGGCAGCAGGACTGGCTCTTCCCCACCTACCGCGACACGGCGGCCGTGGTGGCGCGCGGCGTGGACCCGGTGGACGTCCTGACCCTGGTGCGCGGCGACTGGCACTGCGGCTACGACCCCATGGCGACCCGGGTGGCTCCCCTGTGCACACCGCTGGCCACGCAGTTGCTGCACGCGGTCGGGATGGCGGACGCCCTGCGGCGCAAGGGCGAGGACGGCGTGGTCATGGCCCTCGTGGGGGACGGAGGAACGAGCGAGGGCGACTTCCACGAGGCGCTGAACTTCGCCGCGGTCTTCGGCGCCCCCGTGGTCTTCCTCATCCAGAACAACCAGTACGCGATCTCCGTGCCGCTCTCGGAGCAGACCGCGGCACCGGCCCTCGCGTACAAGGGAGTCGGCTACGGGGTGCGATCCGAGCAGGTCGACGGCAACGACCTGGTGGCCGTGCTGGCGGTGCTGGACGAAGCGGTGGAGCATGCGCGCTCCGGGCGCGGCCCGTTCCTCGTCGAGGCCCACACTTACCGCCTGGACGGCCACACCAACGCCGACGACCCGAGCCGCTACCGGGCCGAGGAGGAGGTACGCCGGTGGGCCGCCGCGGACCCGCTGCCCCGGCTCGAGGCGTGGCTGCGGGCGCGCGAGGCGCTGACCGATCGGGACATCGGCGCGGCGCGGGCGGAGGCCGAGGCGCTGGCGGCGGACCTGCGTGCCAGGATCGAGCTGGACGGCCCGCCGAACGTGCTGGAGATGTTCGACCACGTCTACGCCGACCCGACACCTCAGCTGAAAGAGCAGCGGCGCTCACTCGAGGCCGAAGCAGAAGGCACGGAGGCCTGA
- a CDS encoding enoyl-CoA hydratase/isomerase family protein produces MSTRSPEAPQLSGTVDSRLPASPLFRGGAAADARQLSTYTEACAELTAAMPPRADRSPAERGDVEQVEQAARRARHAFLKVHAGHLYDELTEGRERQVRLDELAFAAADDYPGLVPTRAQVSADRRLPQAEKSGGEVDQGIFFAHLLDRRETGEHLLRSMLAPTPRALDLLPQFQRTGHLNLGRAVVHRDGFVAEVTICNQDVLNAEDDAVVEALETAVDLALLDDAVKVGVLRGSILSHSRYSGRRAFGAGINLTHLYTGQISFIDFMLRRELGYIRKLVHGLHHGAADDLLRLPGGKPWVGAIDTFAIGGATQVALVLDRVVAGADAYFSLPALAEGIIPGAANLRLGRVVGRRMAERLIFFGEKVAATSPEARELCDEVVAPEAVDGAVAASTERLADPAVPANRRMLHLAEESDDLFRTYMSRYALEQSARMHSPDVVAKLERTWINRRPGGAAESARPERAGEVPESGAARP; encoded by the coding sequence GTGTCAACCCGATCACCTGAGGCGCCGCAGCTGTCCGGCACGGTGGACAGCCGACTGCCCGCGTCCCCGCTGTTCCGCGGTGGCGCCGCGGCGGACGCGCGCCAGTTGAGCACTTACACCGAAGCCTGCGCCGAGTTGACTGCGGCCATGCCGCCGCGAGCCGATCGCTCTCCCGCCGAACGCGGCGACGTCGAGCAGGTCGAGCAGGCCGCACGGCGCGCCCGGCACGCCTTCCTCAAGGTGCACGCCGGACACCTCTACGACGAGCTCACCGAAGGCCGCGAACGCCAGGTCCGCCTGGACGAACTGGCGTTCGCCGCGGCCGACGACTACCCGGGCCTGGTCCCCACCCGCGCCCAGGTGTCCGCCGACCGACGGTTGCCGCAGGCCGAGAAGTCGGGCGGGGAGGTCGACCAGGGAATCTTCTTCGCGCACCTTCTCGACCGACGGGAGACCGGCGAGCACCTCCTGCGGTCGATGCTGGCGCCGACCCCACGCGCCCTCGATCTGCTCCCCCAGTTCCAGAGGACCGGCCATCTGAACCTCGGCCGGGCAGTGGTCCACCGCGACGGCTTCGTGGCCGAGGTGACCATCTGCAACCAGGACGTCCTCAACGCCGAGGACGACGCGGTGGTCGAGGCCCTGGAGACGGCCGTCGACCTTGCTCTCCTCGACGACGCGGTGAAGGTGGGGGTGCTGCGCGGCAGCATCCTGTCCCATTCCCGGTACAGCGGCCGACGCGCCTTCGGCGCCGGCATCAACCTCACCCACCTCTACACCGGGCAGATATCGTTCATCGACTTCATGCTCCGCCGTGAACTGGGTTACATCCGCAAGCTGGTCCACGGCCTGCACCACGGCGCGGCGGACGACCTGCTCCGCCTCCCGGGCGGCAAGCCATGGGTGGGCGCCATCGACACCTTCGCCATCGGAGGCGCCACCCAGGTGGCGCTGGTCCTCGACCGGGTGGTCGCCGGGGCAGACGCCTACTTCTCGCTTCCCGCGCTCGCGGAAGGCATCATCCCCGGCGCGGCCAACCTGCGCCTCGGGCGCGTGGTCGGGCGGCGCATGGCGGAGCGGCTGATCTTCTTCGGCGAGAAGGTCGCGGCCACCAGCCCCGAGGCCCGGGAGCTGTGCGACGAGGTCGTCGCGCCGGAGGCGGTCGACGGGGCCGTGGCAGCGTCGACCGAGCGCCTCGCCGACCCCGCGGTTCCCGCCAACCGCCGCATGCTGCACCTGGCCGAGGAGTCCGACGACCTCTTCCGTACGTACATGAGCCGATACGCGCTGGAGCAGTCGGCCCGGATGCACAGCCCCGACGTGGTGGCCAAGTTGGAGCGCACGTGGATCAACAGGAGGCCGGGCGGCGCGGCGGAGAGCGCGCGTCCCGAACGGGCCGGGGAAGTGCCTGAGTCCGGCGCGGCCCGCCCATAA